A stretch of Halomonas elongata DSM 2581 DNA encodes these proteins:
- a CDS encoding relaxase/mobilization nuclease domain-containing protein, with the protein MGSLADDTIADLLEGPVKSKGGRTGNHARARRVVNYAPEVMVKITGNAKGADHVQSHLDYISRNGNLELEDEHGDVIKGKDEVRALAKDWAQDQGKRRKNTRDTTNIIMSMPAGTEPRDVKNAVRAFAKRQFGQNHQYVMALHTDTDSPHIHLTVKSLGYDGRRLNVKKGDPQKWREAFATELERRGVEAEATPRATRGVIKKGVSQVVHHIREKGQTPQVDQAKVREVLEDFRDQRAGQAPKPRPWEDRIKERQTYVRKAWLTAAQDLAQSHDSDDQELAKCITAFVGSMPSMKTKRHELQEKIVERLQRSAQTCQGKVEGRAQDYQDER; encoded by the coding sequence ATGGGTAGTCTGGCTGACGACACGATTGCTGACCTGCTGGAAGGCCCGGTCAAGAGCAAGGGCGGACGAACCGGCAATCATGCGCGTGCCCGGCGAGTTGTGAACTATGCGCCCGAGGTCATGGTGAAGATCACCGGTAATGCCAAGGGAGCCGATCATGTCCAATCCCACTTGGACTACATCAGCCGCAATGGCAACCTGGAGCTCGAGGACGAACATGGCGATGTGATCAAAGGGAAAGACGAGGTTCGCGCCCTGGCCAAGGATTGGGCGCAGGACCAGGGCAAACGCCGGAAGAACACCCGCGACACGACCAACATCATCATGTCCATGCCGGCCGGCACTGAGCCGCGTGACGTGAAGAATGCCGTCCGAGCATTCGCCAAACGACAGTTTGGCCAGAATCATCAGTATGTCATGGCGCTGCACACCGACACGGATAGCCCCCACATCCACCTGACGGTGAAGAGCCTGGGCTATGACGGCCGTCGGTTGAACGTGAAGAAGGGCGACCCGCAGAAGTGGCGAGAGGCCTTCGCCACTGAGCTGGAGCGCCGAGGGGTTGAGGCCGAGGCCACACCGCGTGCCACCCGTGGCGTGATCAAGAAGGGCGTTAGCCAAGTGGTGCACCACATTCGCGAGAAAGGCCAGACGCCACAGGTGGACCAGGCGAAGGTCCGGGAGGTCCTTGAAGACTTCCGCGACCAGCGAGCCGGTCAAGCACCGAAGCCACGCCCTTGGGAGGACCGTATTAAGGAGCGCCAGACCTATGTTCGCAAGGCCTGGCTGACGGCGGCCCAAGATTTGGCTCAGAGCCACGACTCCGATGACCAGGAACTGGCCAAATGCATCACGGCTTTTGTAGGCTCCATGCCTTCTATGAAGACCAAACGACACGAACTTCAGGAGAAGATTGTGGAGCGGCTACAACGGAGTGCTCAAACGTGCCAGGGGAAAGTGGAAGGTAGAGCTCAGGATTATCAAGACGAACGATAG
- a CDS encoding relaxase/mobilization nuclease domain-containing protein has translation MMDKPEVVVRIVSNAYDADQVESDLLRISKNGAVELEDESGQFSFTEDMVRDLARDWSRFQGLQRKNSRYTTNIVLSMPAGTDPQALKRASQAFAKRQFGQNYQYAMALHTDTDNPHVQLTVRNLGNDGRRLHVAKGDPQKWREVFADELERCGVEAKATLKATRRRKDG, from the coding sequence ATGATGGATAAGCCGGAAGTCGTCGTGCGGATAGTCAGTAATGCATACGATGCGGACCAAGTTGAGAGCGATTTGCTTCGCATCAGTAAGAACGGAGCAGTGGAGCTTGAGGACGAAAGCGGCCAGTTCTCTTTCACGGAAGATATGGTCCGTGACTTGGCTAGAGACTGGTCGAGGTTTCAAGGTCTGCAGCGCAAGAACTCTCGTTATACCACCAATATCGTTCTGTCGATGCCGGCCGGAACCGACCCGCAGGCGCTAAAAAGGGCCTCCCAGGCGTTCGCCAAGCGGCAATTTGGTCAGAATTATCAGTATGCCATGGCCCTGCACACGGACACCGACAATCCGCATGTCCAACTTACGGTGCGGAATCTTGGCAATGATGGGCGTCGGTTGCATGTGGCGAAGGGCGACCCGCAGAAGTGGCGGGAGGTCTTTGCAGACGAGCTGGAACGGTGCGGGGTGGAAGCGAAAGCCACATTAAAGGCCACCCGAAGGAGGAAAGATGGGTAG
- the mobC gene encoding plasmid mobilization relaxosome protein MobC yields the protein MPRVEARLTEIEKNAWAQFCKANGLRESDMLRRMIQRVAGRAVTVMADDQEDEARSRKLTIRLSPTQERWLTQRAQEEGYPSRTSWVTSMVMAELYQEPVLTDAEVAVLRESNRELRAIGKNLNQVAKVLNIEFRESDKLKREAIEALAERIEQHKDRVASLLSRNMNRWRDDG from the coding sequence ATGCCGAGAGTTGAAGCACGCCTGACAGAAATCGAGAAGAACGCCTGGGCGCAGTTCTGCAAGGCCAACGGCCTACGCGAGTCGGACATGCTGCGGCGAATGATTCAGCGCGTTGCCGGCAGGGCTGTGACTGTAATGGCGGACGACCAAGAGGACGAAGCTAGGTCCCGAAAGCTCACCATCCGCCTATCACCCACTCAGGAACGCTGGCTAACACAACGTGCTCAAGAGGAGGGCTATCCCAGCCGTACCAGTTGGGTCACGTCGATGGTCATGGCTGAACTGTATCAAGAGCCCGTGCTGACGGACGCCGAGGTGGCCGTCTTGCGGGAGTCAAACAGGGAATTGCGTGCCATTGGTAAAAACCTGAACCAGGTCGCCAAGGTTTTGAACATCGAATTTCGTGAGAGCGACAAGCTCAAGCGAGAGGCCATCGAGGCGCTGGCCGAGAGAATTGAGCAGCACAAGGACCGGGTGGCCAGTCTGCTGTCCAGGAACATGAATCGATGGAGGGATGATGGATAA